Proteins encoded by one window of Nyctibius grandis isolate bNycGra1 chromosome 15, bNycGra1.pri, whole genome shotgun sequence:
- the CEP131 gene encoding centrosomal protein of 131 kDa isoform X5 codes for MKSTRSTSSFPGSGSVDLSLTGLPAPLSRRPGSSSPARHMARSLSVTADGKPKRNALEDAGSRAMNNLRRSSSTTQVNQRGNGGRSSEQTGDFLTFFESGSGGRKKPASLSKTSPEKKTTWNILDDQPRAFPGPSGSRGAEPPAAMRRKEATVLLAANFTANNRSNKGAMGNCVTTMVHNNYSTTEKGPAPKSSNQAPSSLNNVVKATSNEDGESSSFVKSQKNFSSNNIMTRNNNSSLPRRKEVTEEEAERFIQEVNQAAVTIQRWYRRHSQRRRAAAAALGRLLASKGEERQEHVEEGNILDLHERKDEERRKIREEKARLARRAAIQELHQKRAQKALDAKRLAEEELALGKGSRRMAKKKPAKAAAARNGSPADGVTKANNAEANCPSVATEPGGSGPADLGSVPPRDPGAEDKLQDVSSREMGGEDVETVVAAASRAQSKVTLSELLDTLKLLEEEPELLPPPKLFKKDRYAWLDGEPGSNSLTADNLEKFGKLNHSPGVPEDGALLSEAKLQSIISFLDEMEKSEQERPRSVASATQREGLLSEEELAHLEQASAVAMEVTSSIMRLKLEVEEKKRAISLLQTALAQQRELTVRHVKQTEQELGHQLTLQREQYEAAIQRHLAFIDQLVEDKKVLSEKCEAVVAELKQVDQKYGKKITQMQEQHELEIKKLKELTSATEKIRREKWIDEKTKKIKELTVKGLEPEIQKLMAKHRQDIRKLKMLHEAELVQSDERAAQRYGRRAEELRGLLEREKEEQGQRERELARQRCEQQLEQEEQALQQQRRRLYAEVAEEKERLSQQAARQRAEAEELRRQLEASSSAVTRALQEEYAREKEEQERRHQAEVKVLKDRLEMEKQAWEASYVKKEEAWLLSRERELREEVRKERDKELESVIQRLEADMSSAKEECERAAENRIKRIRDKYEVELRELERSERRLQERCNELKGRLAELEGESVRLQGLLRHKEQEVEEMGKVRDQLAQERSSLPEVIRQEFADRLAGTEEENKRLKAEMAEMRAQQRLELDRVAREKDRELEEVHRRVKTAVARKEESVSSLRKQYEAAVQRADSLEALLQQQRQQLLAPR; via the exons GAGGATGCGGGATCCCGGGCGATGAACAACCTGCGGAGGTCCAGCAGCACCACCCAGGTTAACCAGCGGGGCAACGGCGGGCGCAG CTCGGAGCAGACAGGAGATTTTCTGACCTTCTTTGAGAGCGgttctgggggaaggaagaaaccGGCGAGTCTGAGCAAAACCTCCCCGGAGAAGAAAACCACGTGGAACATCTTG GACGATCAGCCACGAGCGTTCCCGGGCCCCTCCGGCTCCCGCGGCGCCGAGCCACCGGCGGCCATGAGGAGGAAAGAAGCCACCGTGCTGCTGGCAGCCAACTTCACCGCCAACAACAG GAGCAACAAGGGCGCGATGGGCAACTGTGTCACCACCATGGTGCACAACAACTACTCCACCACCGAGAAGGGCCCTGCGCCCAAAAGCTCCAACCAGGCACCCAGCTCGCTCAA CAACGTTGTCAAAGCGACTTCAAACGAGGATGGCGAAAGCAGCAGCTTCGTGAAGTCTCAGAAGAATTTCTCCAGCAACAACATCATGACCCGCAACAACAACAGCAGCCTGCCCCGGAGGAAGGAGGTGAccgaggaggaggcagagag gtTCATCCAGGAGGTGAACCAGGCCGCCGTGACCATCCAGCGCTGGTACCGGCGCCACTCGCAGCGGCgcagggcggcggcggcggctctgGGGCGCTTGCTGGCTTCCAAAGGGGAG GAAAGGCAAGAGCACGTGGAGGAAGGGAACATCCTGGATTTGCACGAGAGGAAGGATGAGGAACGCCGGAAGATCCGAGAGGAGAAGGCGCGCCTGGCCCGACGCGCCGCCATCCAG GAGCTGCACCAGAAAAGGGCCCAGAAGGCTTTGGACGCAAAGCGCTTGGCAGAAGAAGAGCTCgcactggggaaggggagcagaaGGATGGCGAAGAAGAAGCCtgccaaagctgctgctgccaggaacGGCAGCCCAGCCGACGGCGTCACCAAAGCCAACAACGCTG AGGCCAATTGCCCCTCGGTAGCCACAGAGCCAGGAGGAAGCGGCCCCGCAGACCTCGGCTCCGTGCCCCCGCGGGACCCCGGCGCAGAGGACAAGCTGCAG GATGTGAGCTCCAGAGAGATGGGCGGTGAGGACGTGGAGACCGTGgtagctgctgccagcagggcTCAGTCCAAGGTCACGCTCAGTGAGCTGCTGGACACGCTCAAGCTGTTGGAGGaagagccagagctgctgccaccgccGAAgctcttcaagaaggacagaTATGCCTGGCTGGATGGG GAGCCCGGCTCCAATTCCCTGACTGCTGATAACCTGGAGAAGTTTGGGAAGCTGAACCACTCCCCGGGGGTGCCTGAGGACGGGGCGCTGCTCTCGGAGGCCAAGCTCCAAAGCATCATCAGTTTCCTGGATGAGATGGAGAAGTCGGAGCAGGAGAGGCCCAGGTCGGTGGCCTCGGCCACGCAGCGGGAG GGTCTCCTCTCGGAAGAGGAGCTGGCTCACTTGGAGCAGGCGTCGGCTGTTGCCATGGAGGTCACGAGCTCCATCATGAGGCTCAAGCTGGAAGTGGAGGAGAAGAAGCGAGCCATCAGCCTGCTGCAGACCGCCCTG GCTCAGCAGAGGGAACTGACTGTCCGGCACGTCAAACAGACCGAGCAGGAGCTCGGCCACCAGCTCACGCTGCAGAGGGAGCAGTATGAGGCAGCTATCCAGAGGCATCTGGCCTTCATCGACCAG CTCGTTGAGGATAAGAAGGTGCTGAGTGAGAAGTGTGAGGCTGTGGTGGCTGAGCTGAAACAAGTGGACCAGAAGTACGGCAAGAAGATCACGCAGATGCAGGAGCAGCACGAGCTG GAGATCAAGAAACTGAAGGAACTGACGAGCGCAACCGAGAAAATCCGGCGGGAGAAGTGGATCGATGAGAAAACCAAAAAGATCAAAGAACTCACGGTGAAAG ggctggagccGGAGATCCAGAAGCTCATGGCCAAGCACAGGCAGGACATCAGGAAGCTGAAGATGCTGCACGAGGCCGAGCTGGTGCAGTCGGACGAGCGGGCTGCCCAGCGCTACGGGCGGCGGGCGGAGGAGCTGCGGGGGCTGCTGGAGCGGGAGAAGGAGGAGCAGGGCCAGCGGGAGAGGGAGCTGGCCCGGCAGCG GtgtgagcagcagctggagcaggaggagcaggcgctgcagcagcagaggcgCCGGCTCTACGCCGAGGTGGCCGAGGAGAAGGAGCGGCTCAGCCAGCAAGCGGCCAG gCAGAGAGCGGAGGCGGAGGAGCTGCGGCGGCAGCTGGAGGCGAGCAGCTCGGCCGTCACCAGGGCGCTGCAGGAGGAGTACGcgagggagaaggaggagcaggagaggcggCATCAG GCAGAAGTGAAGGTGCTGAAGGACCGGCTGGAGATGGAGAAGCAAGCCTGGGAGGCGAGCTACGTGAAGAAGGAG GAAGCCTGGCTGCTCTCCCGGGAGCGGGAGCTGCGGGAGGaggtgaggaaggagagagacaaAGAGCTTGAGTCGGTGATCCAGCGCCTGGAGGCCGACATGTCCTCGGCCAAGGAGGAGTGCGAGAGGGCAGCAGAGAACAG GATTAAGAGGATCCGAGACAAGTACGAGGTGGAGCTCCGGGAGCTGGAGAGGTCTGAGCGGAGGCTGCAGGAGCGCTGCAACGAGCTGAAGGGGCGGCTGGCGGAGCTGGAGGGGGAGAGCGTCCGTCTGCAGGGCCTGCTGAggcacaaggagcaggaggtggaagAGATGGGGAAG GTGAGGGACCAGCTGGCCCAAGAGCGGAGCAGCCTGCCAGAAGTGATCCGGCAGGAGTTTGCTGACAGGCTGGCAGGGACAGAGGAGGAGAACAAGCGGCTCAAGGCAGAGATGGCGGAGATGAGAGCCCAGCAGCGCCTGGAGCTGGACAGGGTGGCACGGGAGAAGGACAGAGAGCTGGAGGAGGTGCACAGGAG GGTGAAGACAGCGGTGGCGAGGAAGGAGGAGAGCGTGAGCAGCCTTCGCAAGCAGTACGAA GCGGCCGTGCAGCGAGCCGACAGCCTGGaagccctcctgcagcagcagcgacagcagctgCTGGCCCCCAGATGA
- the CEP131 gene encoding centrosomal protein of 131 kDa isoform X3 codes for MKSTRSTSSFPGSGSVDLSLTGLPAPLSRRPGSSSPARHMARSLSVTADGKPKRNALEDAGSRAMNNLRRSSSTTQVNQRGNGGRSSEQTGDFLTFFESGSGGRKKPASLSKTSPEKKTTWNILDDQPRAFPGPSGSRGAEPPAAMRRKEATVLLAANFTANNRSNKGAMGNCVTTMVHNNYSTTEKGPAPKSSNQAPSSLNNVVKATSNEDGESSSFVKSQKNFSSNNIMTRNNNSSLPRRKEVTEEEAERFIQEVNQAAVTIQRWYRRHSQRRRAAAAALGRLLASKGEERQEHVEEGNILDLHERKDEERRKIREEKARLARRAAIQELHQKRAQKALDAKRLAEEELALGKGSRRMAKKKPAKAAAARNGSPADGVTKANNAEANCPSVATEPGGSGPADLGSVPPRDPGAEDKLQDVSSREMGGEDVETVVAAASRAQSKVTLSELLDTLKLLEEEPELLPPPKLFKKDRYAWLDGEPGSNSLTADNLEKFGKLNHSPGVPEDGALLSEAKLQSIISFLDEMEKSEQERPRSVASATQREGLLSEEELAHLEQASAVAMEVTSSIMRLKLEVEEKKRAISLLQTALAQQRELTVRHVKQTEQELGHQLTLQREQYEAAIQRHLAFIDQLVEDKKVLSEKCEAVVAELKQVDQKYGKKITQMQEQHELVWHTLGPFCEEIKKLKELTSATEKIRREKWIDEKTKKIKELTVKGLEPEIQKLMAKHRQDIRKLKMLHEAELVQSDERAAQRYGRRAEELRGLLEREKEEQGQRERELARQRCEQQLEQEEQALQQQRRRLYAEVAEEKERLSQQAARQRAEAEELRRQLEASSSAVTRALQEEYAREKEEQERRHQAEVKVLKDRLEMEKQAWEASYVKKEEAWLLSRERELREEVRKERDKELESVIQRLEADMSSAKEECERAAENRIKRIRDKYEVELRELERSERRLQERCNELKGRLAELEGESVRLQGLLRHKEQEVEEMGKVRDQLAQERSSLPEVIRQEFADRLAGTEEENKRLKAEMAEMRAQQRLELDRVAREKDRELEEVHRRVKTAVARKEESVSSLRKQYEAAVQRADSLEALLQQQRQQLLAPR; via the exons GAGGATGCGGGATCCCGGGCGATGAACAACCTGCGGAGGTCCAGCAGCACCACCCAGGTTAACCAGCGGGGCAACGGCGGGCGCAG CTCGGAGCAGACAGGAGATTTTCTGACCTTCTTTGAGAGCGgttctgggggaaggaagaaaccGGCGAGTCTGAGCAAAACCTCCCCGGAGAAGAAAACCACGTGGAACATCTTG GACGATCAGCCACGAGCGTTCCCGGGCCCCTCCGGCTCCCGCGGCGCCGAGCCACCGGCGGCCATGAGGAGGAAAGAAGCCACCGTGCTGCTGGCAGCCAACTTCACCGCCAACAACAG GAGCAACAAGGGCGCGATGGGCAACTGTGTCACCACCATGGTGCACAACAACTACTCCACCACCGAGAAGGGCCCTGCGCCCAAAAGCTCCAACCAGGCACCCAGCTCGCTCAA CAACGTTGTCAAAGCGACTTCAAACGAGGATGGCGAAAGCAGCAGCTTCGTGAAGTCTCAGAAGAATTTCTCCAGCAACAACATCATGACCCGCAACAACAACAGCAGCCTGCCCCGGAGGAAGGAGGTGAccgaggaggaggcagagag gtTCATCCAGGAGGTGAACCAGGCCGCCGTGACCATCCAGCGCTGGTACCGGCGCCACTCGCAGCGGCgcagggcggcggcggcggctctgGGGCGCTTGCTGGCTTCCAAAGGGGAG GAAAGGCAAGAGCACGTGGAGGAAGGGAACATCCTGGATTTGCACGAGAGGAAGGATGAGGAACGCCGGAAGATCCGAGAGGAGAAGGCGCGCCTGGCCCGACGCGCCGCCATCCAG GAGCTGCACCAGAAAAGGGCCCAGAAGGCTTTGGACGCAAAGCGCTTGGCAGAAGAAGAGCTCgcactggggaaggggagcagaaGGATGGCGAAGAAGAAGCCtgccaaagctgctgctgccaggaacGGCAGCCCAGCCGACGGCGTCACCAAAGCCAACAACGCTG AGGCCAATTGCCCCTCGGTAGCCACAGAGCCAGGAGGAAGCGGCCCCGCAGACCTCGGCTCCGTGCCCCCGCGGGACCCCGGCGCAGAGGACAAGCTGCAG GATGTGAGCTCCAGAGAGATGGGCGGTGAGGACGTGGAGACCGTGgtagctgctgccagcagggcTCAGTCCAAGGTCACGCTCAGTGAGCTGCTGGACACGCTCAAGCTGTTGGAGGaagagccagagctgctgccaccgccGAAgctcttcaagaaggacagaTATGCCTGGCTGGATGGG GAGCCCGGCTCCAATTCCCTGACTGCTGATAACCTGGAGAAGTTTGGGAAGCTGAACCACTCCCCGGGGGTGCCTGAGGACGGGGCGCTGCTCTCGGAGGCCAAGCTCCAAAGCATCATCAGTTTCCTGGATGAGATGGAGAAGTCGGAGCAGGAGAGGCCCAGGTCGGTGGCCTCGGCCACGCAGCGGGAG GGTCTCCTCTCGGAAGAGGAGCTGGCTCACTTGGAGCAGGCGTCGGCTGTTGCCATGGAGGTCACGAGCTCCATCATGAGGCTCAAGCTGGAAGTGGAGGAGAAGAAGCGAGCCATCAGCCTGCTGCAGACCGCCCTG GCTCAGCAGAGGGAACTGACTGTCCGGCACGTCAAACAGACCGAGCAGGAGCTCGGCCACCAGCTCACGCTGCAGAGGGAGCAGTATGAGGCAGCTATCCAGAGGCATCTGGCCTTCATCGACCAG CTCGTTGAGGATAAGAAGGTGCTGAGTGAGAAGTGTGAGGCTGTGGTGGCTGAGCTGAAACAAGTGGACCAGAAGTACGGCAAGAAGATCACGCAGATGCAGGAGCAGCACGAGCTG GTCTGGCACACTTTGGGTCCCTTTTGCGAG GAGATCAAGAAACTGAAGGAACTGACGAGCGCAACCGAGAAAATCCGGCGGGAGAAGTGGATCGATGAGAAAACCAAAAAGATCAAAGAACTCACGGTGAAAG ggctggagccGGAGATCCAGAAGCTCATGGCCAAGCACAGGCAGGACATCAGGAAGCTGAAGATGCTGCACGAGGCCGAGCTGGTGCAGTCGGACGAGCGGGCTGCCCAGCGCTACGGGCGGCGGGCGGAGGAGCTGCGGGGGCTGCTGGAGCGGGAGAAGGAGGAGCAGGGCCAGCGGGAGAGGGAGCTGGCCCGGCAGCG GtgtgagcagcagctggagcaggaggagcaggcgctgcagcagcagaggcgCCGGCTCTACGCCGAGGTGGCCGAGGAGAAGGAGCGGCTCAGCCAGCAAGCGGCCAG gCAGAGAGCGGAGGCGGAGGAGCTGCGGCGGCAGCTGGAGGCGAGCAGCTCGGCCGTCACCAGGGCGCTGCAGGAGGAGTACGcgagggagaaggaggagcaggagaggcggCATCAG GCAGAAGTGAAGGTGCTGAAGGACCGGCTGGAGATGGAGAAGCAAGCCTGGGAGGCGAGCTACGTGAAGAAGGAG GAAGCCTGGCTGCTCTCCCGGGAGCGGGAGCTGCGGGAGGaggtgaggaaggagagagacaaAGAGCTTGAGTCGGTGATCCAGCGCCTGGAGGCCGACATGTCCTCGGCCAAGGAGGAGTGCGAGAGGGCAGCAGAGAACAG GATTAAGAGGATCCGAGACAAGTACGAGGTGGAGCTCCGGGAGCTGGAGAGGTCTGAGCGGAGGCTGCAGGAGCGCTGCAACGAGCTGAAGGGGCGGCTGGCGGAGCTGGAGGGGGAGAGCGTCCGTCTGCAGGGCCTGCTGAggcacaaggagcaggaggtggaagAGATGGGGAAG GTGAGGGACCAGCTGGCCCAAGAGCGGAGCAGCCTGCCAGAAGTGATCCGGCAGGAGTTTGCTGACAGGCTGGCAGGGACAGAGGAGGAGAACAAGCGGCTCAAGGCAGAGATGGCGGAGATGAGAGCCCAGCAGCGCCTGGAGCTGGACAGGGTGGCACGGGAGAAGGACAGAGAGCTGGAGGAGGTGCACAGGAG GGTGAAGACAGCGGTGGCGAGGAAGGAGGAGAGCGTGAGCAGCCTTCGCAAGCAGTACGAA GCGGCCGTGCAGCGAGCCGACAGCCTGGaagccctcctgcagcagcagcgacagcagctgCTGGCCCCCAGATGA
- the CEP131 gene encoding centrosomal protein of 131 kDa isoform X1 has protein sequence MKSTRSTSSFPGSGSVDLSLTGLPAPLSRRPGSSSPARHMARSLSVTADGKPKRNALEDAGSRAMNNLRRSSSTTQVNQRGNGGRSSEQTGDFLTFFESGSGGRKKPASLSKTSPEKKTTWNILDDQPRAFPGPSGSRGAEPPAAMRRKEATVLLAANFTANNRSNKGAMGNCVTTMVHNNYSTTEKGPAPKSSNQAPSSLNNVVKATSNEDGESSSFVKSQKNFSSNNIMTRNNNSSLPRRKEVTEEEAERFIQEVNQAAVTIQRWYRRHSQRRRAAAAALGRLLASKGEERQEHVEEGNILDLHERKDEERRKIREEKARLARRAAIQELHQKRAQKALDAKRLAEEELALGKGSRRMAKKKPAKAAAARNGSPADGVTKANNAEANCPSVATEPGGSGPADLGSVPPRDPGAEDKLQDVSSREMGGEDVETVVAAASRAQSKVTLSELLDTLKLLEEEPELLPPPKLFKKDRYAWLDGQEPGSNSLTADNLEKFGKLNHSPGVPEDGALLSEAKLQSIISFLDEMEKSEQERPRSVASATQREGLLSEEELAHLEQASAVAMEVTSSIMRLKLEVEEKKRAISLLQTALAQQRELTVRHVKQTEQELGHQLTLQREQYEAAIQRHLAFIDQVISRPSSGWCFWRQRQRWLYPACLTPPLHPAQLVEDKKVLSEKCEAVVAELKQVDQKYGKKITQMQEQHELVWHTLGPFCEEIKKLKELTSATEKIRREKWIDEKTKKIKELTVKGLEPEIQKLMAKHRQDIRKLKMLHEAELVQSDERAAQRYGRRAEELRGLLEREKEEQGQRERELARQRCEQQLEQEEQALQQQRRRLYAEVAEEKERLSQQAARQRAEAEELRRQLEASSSAVTRALQEEYAREKEEQERRHQAEVKVLKDRLEMEKQAWEASYVKKEEAWLLSRERELREEVRKERDKELESVIQRLEADMSSAKEECERAAENRIKRIRDKYEVELRELERSERRLQERCNELKGRLAELEGESVRLQGLLRHKEQEVEEMGKVRDQLAQERSSLPEVIRQEFADRLAGTEEENKRLKAEMAEMRAQQRLELDRVAREKDRELEEVHRRVKTAVARKEESVSSLRKQYEAAVQRADSLEALLQQQRQQLLAPR, from the exons GAGGATGCGGGATCCCGGGCGATGAACAACCTGCGGAGGTCCAGCAGCACCACCCAGGTTAACCAGCGGGGCAACGGCGGGCGCAG CTCGGAGCAGACAGGAGATTTTCTGACCTTCTTTGAGAGCGgttctgggggaaggaagaaaccGGCGAGTCTGAGCAAAACCTCCCCGGAGAAGAAAACCACGTGGAACATCTTG GACGATCAGCCACGAGCGTTCCCGGGCCCCTCCGGCTCCCGCGGCGCCGAGCCACCGGCGGCCATGAGGAGGAAAGAAGCCACCGTGCTGCTGGCAGCCAACTTCACCGCCAACAACAG GAGCAACAAGGGCGCGATGGGCAACTGTGTCACCACCATGGTGCACAACAACTACTCCACCACCGAGAAGGGCCCTGCGCCCAAAAGCTCCAACCAGGCACCCAGCTCGCTCAA CAACGTTGTCAAAGCGACTTCAAACGAGGATGGCGAAAGCAGCAGCTTCGTGAAGTCTCAGAAGAATTTCTCCAGCAACAACATCATGACCCGCAACAACAACAGCAGCCTGCCCCGGAGGAAGGAGGTGAccgaggaggaggcagagag gtTCATCCAGGAGGTGAACCAGGCCGCCGTGACCATCCAGCGCTGGTACCGGCGCCACTCGCAGCGGCgcagggcggcggcggcggctctgGGGCGCTTGCTGGCTTCCAAAGGGGAG GAAAGGCAAGAGCACGTGGAGGAAGGGAACATCCTGGATTTGCACGAGAGGAAGGATGAGGAACGCCGGAAGATCCGAGAGGAGAAGGCGCGCCTGGCCCGACGCGCCGCCATCCAG GAGCTGCACCAGAAAAGGGCCCAGAAGGCTTTGGACGCAAAGCGCTTGGCAGAAGAAGAGCTCgcactggggaaggggagcagaaGGATGGCGAAGAAGAAGCCtgccaaagctgctgctgccaggaacGGCAGCCCAGCCGACGGCGTCACCAAAGCCAACAACGCTG AGGCCAATTGCCCCTCGGTAGCCACAGAGCCAGGAGGAAGCGGCCCCGCAGACCTCGGCTCCGTGCCCCCGCGGGACCCCGGCGCAGAGGACAAGCTGCAG GATGTGAGCTCCAGAGAGATGGGCGGTGAGGACGTGGAGACCGTGgtagctgctgccagcagggcTCAGTCCAAGGTCACGCTCAGTGAGCTGCTGGACACGCTCAAGCTGTTGGAGGaagagccagagctgctgccaccgccGAAgctcttcaagaaggacagaTATGCCTGGCTGGATGGG CAGGAGCCCGGCTCCAATTCCCTGACTGCTGATAACCTGGAGAAGTTTGGGAAGCTGAACCACTCCCCGGGGGTGCCTGAGGACGGGGCGCTGCTCTCGGAGGCCAAGCTCCAAAGCATCATCAGTTTCCTGGATGAGATGGAGAAGTCGGAGCAGGAGAGGCCCAGGTCGGTGGCCTCGGCCACGCAGCGGGAG GGTCTCCTCTCGGAAGAGGAGCTGGCTCACTTGGAGCAGGCGTCGGCTGTTGCCATGGAGGTCACGAGCTCCATCATGAGGCTCAAGCTGGAAGTGGAGGAGAAGAAGCGAGCCATCAGCCTGCTGCAGACCGCCCTG GCTCAGCAGAGGGAACTGACTGTCCGGCACGTCAAACAGACCGAGCAGGAGCTCGGCCACCAGCTCACGCTGCAGAGGGAGCAGTATGAGGCAGCTATCCAGAGGCATCTGGCCTTCATCGACCAGGTAATCTCCCGTCCCAGCTCAGGCTGGTGCTTctggaggcagaggcagaggtggCTGTACCCTGCCTGCCTGACACCTCCTCTTCACCCTGCCCAGCTCGTTGAGGATAAGAAGGTGCTGAGTGAGAAGTGTGAGGCTGTGGTGGCTGAGCTGAAACAAGTGGACCAGAAGTACGGCAAGAAGATCACGCAGATGCAGGAGCAGCACGAGCTG GTCTGGCACACTTTGGGTCCCTTTTGCGAG GAGATCAAGAAACTGAAGGAACTGACGAGCGCAACCGAGAAAATCCGGCGGGAGAAGTGGATCGATGAGAAAACCAAAAAGATCAAAGAACTCACGGTGAAAG ggctggagccGGAGATCCAGAAGCTCATGGCCAAGCACAGGCAGGACATCAGGAAGCTGAAGATGCTGCACGAGGCCGAGCTGGTGCAGTCGGACGAGCGGGCTGCCCAGCGCTACGGGCGGCGGGCGGAGGAGCTGCGGGGGCTGCTGGAGCGGGAGAAGGAGGAGCAGGGCCAGCGGGAGAGGGAGCTGGCCCGGCAGCG GtgtgagcagcagctggagcaggaggagcaggcgctgcagcagcagaggcgCCGGCTCTACGCCGAGGTGGCCGAGGAGAAGGAGCGGCTCAGCCAGCAAGCGGCCAG gCAGAGAGCGGAGGCGGAGGAGCTGCGGCGGCAGCTGGAGGCGAGCAGCTCGGCCGTCACCAGGGCGCTGCAGGAGGAGTACGcgagggagaaggaggagcaggagaggcggCATCAG GCAGAAGTGAAGGTGCTGAAGGACCGGCTGGAGATGGAGAAGCAAGCCTGGGAGGCGAGCTACGTGAAGAAGGAG GAAGCCTGGCTGCTCTCCCGGGAGCGGGAGCTGCGGGAGGaggtgaggaaggagagagacaaAGAGCTTGAGTCGGTGATCCAGCGCCTGGAGGCCGACATGTCCTCGGCCAAGGAGGAGTGCGAGAGGGCAGCAGAGAACAG GATTAAGAGGATCCGAGACAAGTACGAGGTGGAGCTCCGGGAGCTGGAGAGGTCTGAGCGGAGGCTGCAGGAGCGCTGCAACGAGCTGAAGGGGCGGCTGGCGGAGCTGGAGGGGGAGAGCGTCCGTCTGCAGGGCCTGCTGAggcacaaggagcaggaggtggaagAGATGGGGAAG GTGAGGGACCAGCTGGCCCAAGAGCGGAGCAGCCTGCCAGAAGTGATCCGGCAGGAGTTTGCTGACAGGCTGGCAGGGACAGAGGAGGAGAACAAGCGGCTCAAGGCAGAGATGGCGGAGATGAGAGCCCAGCAGCGCCTGGAGCTGGACAGGGTGGCACGGGAGAAGGACAGAGAGCTGGAGGAGGTGCACAGGAG GGTGAAGACAGCGGTGGCGAGGAAGGAGGAGAGCGTGAGCAGCCTTCGCAAGCAGTACGAA GCGGCCGTGCAGCGAGCCGACAGCCTGGaagccctcctgcagcagcagcgacagcagctgCTGGCCCCCAGATGA